The Tenrec ecaudatus isolate mTenEca1 chromosome 6, mTenEca1.hap1, whole genome shotgun sequence genome has a window encoding:
- the TAB1 gene encoding TGF-beta-activated kinase 1 and MAP3K7-binding protein 1, translating into MAAQRRSLLQSEQQPSWTDDLPLCHLSGVGSASNRSYSADGKGTESHPPEDSWLKFRGENNCFLYGVFNGYDGNRVTNFVTQRLSAELLLGQLSAEHTEADVRRVLLQAFDVVERSFLESIDDALAEKASLQSQLPEGVPQHQLPAQYQKVLERLRVLERETSGGAMAVVAVLLNSKLYVANVGTNRALLCKSTVDGLQVTQLNVDHTTENEDELFRLSQLGLDTGKIKQVGDICGQESTRRIGDYKVKYGYTDIELLSAAKSKPIIAEPEIHGGQPLDGVTGFLVLMSEGLYKALEAAHGPGQANQEIAAMIDTEFAKQTSLDAVAQAVVDRVRRIHSDSFASGGERAKFCPWHEDMTLLVRNFGYPLGEMSQPVPSPAPAAGGRVYPVSVPYSSAQSTSKTSVTLSLVMPSQGQMVNGAHSSATLDEATPTLTNQSPTLTLQSTTTHTQSSSSSSDGGLFRSRPAHSLPPGEDGRVEPYVDFAEFYRLWSVDHGEQSAVTAL; encoded by the exons GAGCAGCAGCCGAGCTGGACGGACGACCTGCCACTCTGCCACCTCTCTGGAGTGGGCTCAGCCTCCAACCGCAGCTACTCCGCTGATGGCAAGGGCACTGAGAGTCACCCcccagaggacagctggctcaagTTCAG GGGTGAAAATAACTGCTTCCTCTATGGCGTTTTCAACGGCTACGATGGCAACCGGGTGACCAACTTTGTGACCCAGCGGCTGTCGGCGGAGCTCCTGCTGGGCCAGCTCAGCGCCGAGCACACCGAGGCTGATGTGCGACGTGTGCTGCTGCAG GCCTTCGACGTGGTGGAAAGGAGCTTCCTGGAGTCCATCGACGACGCGCTGGCCGAGAAGGCTAGTCTGCAGTCCCAGCTGCCCGAG GGCGTCCCACAGCATCAGTTGCCGGCTCAGTACCAGAAGGTCCTTGAGAGACTCCGGGTGCTGGAGAGGGAGACTTCAGGAGGGGCCATGGCCGTGGTGGCCGTCCTGCTCAACAGCAAGCTCTACGTCGCCAACGTTG GTACAAACCGAGCACTGTTATGCAAATCCACGGTGGATGGGCTCCAGGTGACGCAGCTGAACGTGGACCACACGACTGAGAACGAGGACGAGCTCTTCCGCCTGTCGCAGCTGG GTCTGGACACAGGAAAGATCAAGCAGGTGGGCGACATCTGTGGGCAGGAGAGCACCAGGCGCATCGGGGACTACAAAGTCAAGTACGGCTACACTGACATCGAATTGCTCAG CGCTGCCAAGTCGAAGCCCATCATTGCAGAGCCTGAGATCCACGGCGGGCAGCCACTGGATGGGGTGACAGGCTTCCTGGTGCTGATGTCCGAGGGGCTCTACAAGGCCCTGGAAGCTGCCCATGGGCCTGGGCAGGCCAACCAG GAGATTGCAGCCATGATCGACACGGAGTTCGCCAAGCAGACCTCCCTGGATGCCGTGGCGCAGGCTGTGGTGGACCGCGTGAGGCGCATCCACAGCGACAGCTTTGCCAGCGGTGGGGAGCGTGCCAAGTTCTGCCCCTGGCACGAGGACATGACCCTGCTGGTGAGGAACTTTGGCTACCCGCTGGGTGAGATGAGCCAGCCCGTGCCGAGCCCTGCTCCAG CTGCAGGAGGCCGCGTGTACCCGGTGTCGGTGCCCTACTCCAGCGCCCAGAGCACCAGCAAGACCAGCGTGACGCTGTCCCTTGTCATGCCCTCCCAGGGCCAGATGGTCAACGGGGCCCACAGTTCAGCCACCCTGGACGAAGCCACGCCCACCCTCACCAA CCAGAGCCCGACACTGACGCTACagtccaccaccacacacacgcaGAGCAGCAGCTCCAGCTCAGACGGTGGCCTCTTCCGCTCACGGCCAGCCCACTCACTCCCACCGGGCGAGGATGGCCGCGTGGAGCCCTACGTGGACTTTGCCGAGTTTTACCGCCTCTGGAGTGTGGATCACGGCGAGCAGAGCGCAGTGACGGCGCTGTAG